In Gemmatimonadales bacterium, a single window of DNA contains:
- the nuoK gene encoding NADH-quinone oxidoreductase subunit NuoK, producing MLLGPALGLSAILFSLGVAGVLLRRNAIVLFMCVELMLNAVNLTFVAFAQLYGASGYIIVFFVMTVAAAEAAVGLAIILAIFRHKQSVDLQNINLLQG from the coding sequence ATGCTGCTCGGACCCGCGCTGGGACTGTCCGCCATTCTGTTCAGCCTCGGGGTGGCCGGCGTGCTCCTCCGGCGCAACGCCATCGTGCTGTTCATGTGCGTCGAGCTCATGCTCAACGCGGTCAACCTGACCTTCGTGGCCTTCGCGCAGCTCTATGGCGCGAGCGGCTACATCATCGTCTTCTTCGTCATGACCGTCGCGGCCGCCGAGGCGGCAGTCGGGCTCGCCATCATCCTCGCCATCTTCCGGCACAAGCAGTCGGTCGATCTCCAGAACATCAACCTCCTGCAGGGGTGA
- a CDS encoding complex I subunit 1 family protein has protein sequence MTPELKGFLFLSVIKMLAVFTVIMVGVALLTLMERKVSAWMQNRRGPNRVGWAGLLQPAADGVKNILKEETYPALANRWLFLLAPAMSFVPALLLSGVIPFAAPIPIDFDVTVGFSFFGLFPVDLGRWVHHGLMPMVVADLPIGFLFVLAISSMGVYGVALAGWSSNSKYALLGGLRASAQMVSYEVAMGLSLIPVLLLSGNVSFSAIIADQQAGLWYVLPLFLSFFIFLVSGFAETNRLPFDLPEAESELIAGYHTEYSAMKFSFFFIAEYANVVTVCAMVTTLFFGGWSIPFVAVGPDHPGALLTLAPGLLATLLTGLAFFLKLMFWIFFIMWIRWTLPRFRYDQLMALGWKVLMPLALAYIMVVCTAIYVLEHRLGVAGPKQEALALFGINLVLMVLVFGVLDSGVFIRGSGRQRATLEARAERATVTS, from the coding sequence ATGACACCGGAGCTCAAGGGGTTCCTCTTCCTCAGCGTCATCAAGATGCTGGCGGTCTTCACGGTGATCATGGTCGGTGTGGCGCTGCTGACCCTGATGGAGCGGAAGGTCAGCGCCTGGATGCAGAACCGCCGGGGCCCCAACCGGGTCGGCTGGGCGGGACTGCTCCAGCCCGCGGCCGACGGCGTGAAGAACATCCTCAAGGAAGAGACCTACCCGGCGTTGGCCAACCGCTGGCTGTTCCTGCTCGCGCCGGCGATGTCGTTCGTGCCGGCGCTGCTGCTTTCGGGGGTGATCCCGTTCGCCGCGCCCATACCGATCGACTTCGACGTGACCGTCGGGTTCAGCTTCTTCGGCCTCTTCCCGGTCGACCTGGGGCGCTGGGTCCATCACGGGCTCATGCCGATGGTGGTGGCGGACCTTCCCATCGGCTTCCTGTTCGTGCTGGCCATCAGCTCGATGGGGGTCTACGGGGTGGCCCTGGCGGGCTGGTCGTCCAACAGCAAGTACGCGCTGCTTGGCGGTCTCCGAGCGAGTGCGCAAATGGTCTCCTATGAGGTGGCGATGGGCCTGAGCCTCATCCCGGTCCTCCTCCTCTCCGGCAACGTGAGCTTCTCCGCCATCATCGCCGACCAGCAGGCGGGGCTCTGGTACGTGCTGCCGCTCTTCCTCTCCTTCTTCATCTTTCTGGTCTCCGGCTTCGCCGAGACCAACCGGCTGCCGTTCGACCTGCCGGAGGCGGAGTCGGAGCTGATCGCCGGGTACCACACCGAGTACAGCGCGATGAAGTTCTCCTTCTTCTTCATCGCCGAGTACGCCAACGTGGTGACGGTCTGCGCCATGGTCACGACGCTCTTCTTCGGCGGGTGGTCGATTCCGTTCGTCGCGGTCGGTCCGGACCATCCCGGCGCGCTGCTGACGCTGGCGCCGGGCCTGCTCGCCACCCTGCTCACCGGTCTCGCCTTCTTCCTCAAGCTGATGTTCTGGATCTTCTTCATCATGTGGATCCGGTGGACCCTGCCGCGCTTCCGCTACGACCAGCTCATGGCCCTGGGCTGGAAGGTGCTCATGCCGCTGGCGCTGGCGTACATCATGGTGGTGTGCACCGCGATCTATGTACTGGAGCATCGGCTGGGGGTTGCCGGGCCGAAGCAGGAGGCACTGGCGCTCTTCGGCATCAACCTGGTACTGATGGTGCTGGTATTCGGGGTGCTGGACAGCGGCGTGTTCATCCGCGGGTCGGGACGGCAGCGGGCAACCCTCGAGGCGCGCGCCGAGCGCGCGACGGTGACGAGCTGA
- a CDS encoding molybdopterin-dependent oxidoreductase — protein MPDELVNVTIEGQPLSVPKGTTIIEAAKQAGILVPHYCYHPSLPSPAVCRMCLVEVEKAPKLQPACVTAVMEGQVVHVNSENAKKARESVLEFLLINHPLDCPICDQAGECELQDYVFQEGRARTRYAEFAKRYNPVEDFGPDILYVPNRCILCTRCVRFMEDVADTAVLNVSERGDRAYIGISAEQKLDHPWAGNVVDLCPVGSLLSKDFLHKARAWDLDKTASVCPGCTQGCNISIDTRDDVVVRIRPRPNLEVNRHFICDYGRSNYRWMNRGDRIEAPLVRDGGRHVATDWDTALTRLDQLVRGASGKAVILASGRASTESLGLLRRLLERFEVVAAVQVPLGDEAPLAGIPNLALRRERAPNLAGAELLGYTPRWEAATREALGAALVVVLDPDLSPADEAALTAASGAVVVLGTVAAEAFQRAELVLPVTNMAEENGTYVNRDGRVQRFEQAKSQPGMARPAWWIAGEVLAGPGPSPTAPSTAAEAFELLGERWPAFAGLSHASLGFTGRVVAGAARRETAGSAVG, from the coding sequence ATGCCTGACGAACTGGTCAACGTCACGATCGAGGGGCAGCCCCTCAGCGTGCCCAAGGGCACCACCATCATCGAGGCGGCCAAGCAGGCCGGCATCCTGGTGCCGCACTACTGCTATCATCCGTCCCTGCCGTCGCCGGCGGTGTGCCGGATGTGTCTCGTGGAGGTGGAGAAGGCGCCCAAGCTGCAGCCGGCCTGCGTGACCGCGGTCATGGAAGGCCAGGTGGTGCACGTCAACAGCGAGAACGCGAAGAAGGCCCGCGAGAGCGTGCTCGAGTTCCTGCTGATCAACCATCCGCTCGACTGCCCCATCTGCGACCAGGCCGGCGAGTGTGAGCTGCAGGACTATGTGTTCCAGGAGGGCCGCGCCCGCACCCGCTACGCGGAGTTCGCCAAGCGCTACAATCCGGTGGAGGACTTCGGACCCGACATTCTCTACGTGCCCAACCGGTGCATCCTCTGCACCCGGTGCGTGCGGTTCATGGAGGACGTGGCGGACACCGCCGTGCTCAACGTGTCCGAGCGGGGCGACCGCGCCTACATCGGGATCAGCGCGGAGCAGAAGCTGGATCACCCCTGGGCCGGCAACGTGGTCGACCTCTGCCCGGTGGGCTCGCTCCTCTCCAAGGACTTCCTGCACAAGGCGCGGGCCTGGGATCTCGACAAGACGGCGAGCGTGTGTCCCGGATGCACCCAAGGGTGCAACATCTCGATCGATACCCGGGATGACGTCGTGGTGCGGATCCGGCCCCGGCCCAATCTCGAGGTGAACCGCCACTTCATCTGCGACTACGGACGCAGCAACTACCGCTGGATGAACCGGGGCGACCGGATCGAAGCACCGCTGGTGCGGGACGGAGGCCGCCACGTCGCCACCGACTGGGACACCGCCCTCACGCGGTTGGATCAGCTGGTGCGGGGCGCCTCGGGCAAGGCCGTGATCCTGGCTTCTGGGCGGGCCTCGACCGAGTCGCTCGGGCTGCTGCGCCGCCTGCTGGAGCGGTTCGAGGTCGTCGCCGCGGTGCAGGTTCCCCTGGGCGACGAGGCCCCACTCGCGGGGATCCCCAACCTGGCGCTCCGGCGGGAGCGTGCGCCCAATCTGGCCGGGGCCGAGCTGCTGGGGTACACGCCCCGGTGGGAGGCCGCGACGCGGGAGGCGCTGGGCGCGGCACTGGTGGTCGTGCTCGATCCGGATCTCTCCCCGGCCGACGAGGCCGCGCTCACCGCCGCTTCCGGCGCCGTGGTGGTCCTGGGCACGGTGGCTGCGGAAGCGTTCCAGCGCGCTGAGCTGGTGCTGCCGGTGACCAACATGGCGGAGGAGAACGGCACCTATGTGAACCGGGACGGCCGGGTCCAGCGGTTCGAGCAGGCCAAATCCCAGCCCGGAATGGCGCGCCCCGCCTGGTGGATCGCGGGCGAGGTGCTGGCCGGACCCGGGCCGAGCCCGACGGCGCCATCGACCGCGGCGGAGGCGTTCGAGTTGCTTGGAGAGCGCTGGCCCGCCTTCGCGGGCCTGAGCCACGCGTCGCTCGGCTTCACCGGACGAGTCGTGGCCGGAGCGGCCAGGCGAGAGACCGCCGGGAGTGCCGTGGGATGA
- the nuoL gene encoding NADH-quinone oxidoreductase subunit L, producing MTISHLVWLAVAFPLAGFLVNGALALWRPQAKAMVSVVGAGTLIAAFVVAAGVFLELLRQPPEAPLIVSLWQWMPVGRLQVDLAFQVDQLSSVMLLVVTGVGSLIHLFSIGYMGEDPGYARYFSYLNLFVVFMLVLVLGSSFPVLFIGWEGVGLCSYLLIGFWFSEKANADAGKKAFIMNRIGDFGFLVAMFFLWRSFGSLDFTDVLTRAPTVLTQGGALVTAITLFLFLGCTGKSAQIPLYTWLPDAMAGPTPVSALIHAATMVTAGVYLVARTNVLFAMAPLSSTVVAGIGALTALFAATIGLRQYDIKRVLAYSTVSQLGYMFLGVGTGAYVSGIFHLVTHAFFKALLFLGSGSVIHAMHHAYHATHSHEDAQDMRNMGGLKDYLPVTFWLMLIATLAIAGIPPFSGFFSKDEILAAAFARGGEYPLFYLFYAMGVVAAFLTAFYMARLMAMTFFGENRTGERERGHLHEAPWIMTGPLLVLGVLSAVGGALNLPAFLGGHAALERWLEPVMARGVALFGLTMPHGRLELFLVGGAVLVGAVGLVAGFRATLGRRILAANVAPADRGLALLLNRKYYIDELYERVVVRPVVWLSRVVLWKGVDQGVVDGAAVNGTARLSRGLGWLGSRLQTGQVGIYVVLFLVGALWVLRAMAR from the coding sequence ATGACCATCTCCCATCTGGTGTGGCTCGCCGTCGCGTTCCCGCTCGCGGGATTCCTGGTGAACGGCGCGCTCGCCCTGTGGCGCCCGCAGGCCAAGGCGATGGTGTCGGTGGTGGGCGCCGGCACCTTGATTGCGGCCTTCGTGGTGGCGGCCGGGGTGTTCCTGGAGCTGCTGCGCCAGCCGCCGGAAGCTCCGCTCATCGTCAGCTTGTGGCAGTGGATGCCGGTGGGGCGGCTGCAGGTGGATCTGGCGTTCCAGGTGGATCAGCTCTCCAGCGTCATGCTGCTGGTGGTGACCGGCGTGGGTAGCCTGATCCATCTGTTCAGCATCGGTTACATGGGGGAGGATCCGGGGTACGCCCGCTACTTCTCGTATCTCAACCTGTTCGTCGTCTTCATGCTGGTCCTGGTCCTCGGCTCCAGCTTCCCGGTGCTGTTCATCGGGTGGGAAGGCGTCGGCCTCTGCTCCTATCTGCTGATCGGCTTCTGGTTCAGCGAGAAGGCCAACGCGGACGCCGGCAAGAAGGCGTTCATCATGAACCGGATCGGGGACTTCGGCTTCCTGGTCGCGATGTTCTTCCTGTGGCGGTCGTTCGGGAGCCTCGACTTTACCGACGTGCTGACCCGGGCGCCCACGGTGCTGACGCAGGGCGGGGCGCTGGTCACCGCCATCACCCTGTTTCTCTTCCTCGGCTGCACCGGCAAGTCCGCTCAGATCCCGCTGTACACCTGGCTGCCCGATGCCATGGCCGGCCCCACGCCCGTCTCCGCCCTGATCCATGCGGCCACCATGGTGACGGCAGGCGTCTATCTGGTGGCCCGCACCAACGTGCTGTTCGCCATGGCGCCGCTCAGCAGCACGGTGGTGGCCGGCATCGGCGCGCTCACCGCACTCTTCGCGGCCACGATCGGGCTCCGGCAATACGACATCAAGCGAGTCCTGGCGTACTCCACCGTGTCTCAGCTGGGCTACATGTTTCTTGGCGTGGGCACGGGGGCGTACGTCTCGGGGATCTTCCACCTGGTCACCCACGCCTTCTTCAAGGCCCTCCTCTTCCTCGGCAGCGGCAGCGTGATCCACGCGATGCATCACGCCTATCACGCCACCCACTCGCACGAGGACGCCCAGGACATGCGCAACATGGGCGGCCTCAAGGACTACCTGCCGGTCACCTTCTGGCTGATGCTGATCGCCACGCTGGCGATCGCGGGGATTCCGCCGTTCTCCGGGTTCTTCTCCAAAGACGAGATCCTGGCCGCGGCGTTTGCCCGGGGCGGGGAATACCCGCTGTTCTACCTGTTCTACGCCATGGGGGTGGTCGCTGCCTTCCTGACCGCGTTCTACATGGCGCGGCTCATGGCCATGACCTTTTTCGGAGAGAACCGCACCGGCGAGCGCGAGCGGGGGCACCTGCACGAAGCGCCCTGGATCATGACCGGGCCGCTACTGGTGCTCGGCGTCCTGAGCGCGGTAGGCGGCGCCCTCAACCTGCCGGCGTTCCTCGGCGGGCACGCCGCCCTGGAGCGCTGGCTCGAGCCGGTCATGGCACGCGGCGTCGCCCTGTTCGGGCTCACGATGCCCCACGGCCGGCTGGAGCTCTTCCTGGTCGGCGGCGCCGTCCTGGTGGGGGCCGTGGGGCTGGTGGCCGGCTTCCGCGCCACGCTGGGCCGTCGCATCCTCGCCGCCAATGTCGCTCCGGCCGATCGAGGGCTGGCACTGCTGCTCAACCGCAAGTACTACATCGACGAGCTGTACGAGCGAGTGGTGGTTCGGCCCGTGGTCTGGCTGTCTCGGGTCGTGCTCTGGAAAGGCGTGGATCAGGGCGTGGTCGACGGCGCCGCGGTCAACGGCACCGCCCGGCTGAGCCGGGGCCTCGGCTGGCTGGGAAGCCGGCTGCAGACCGGGCAGGTCGGGATCTACGTGGTGCTCTTCCTCGTCGGCGCGCTGTGGGTGCTGCGCGCCATGGCCAGGTGA
- a CDS encoding NADH-quinone oxidoreductase subunit C: MSTVSPSVAALREAFGTGIERSLVSCGDTVVYVARERAHDVLTWLKGTPAQNFDYLTDVTAVDYRDPERPIELVYQLRSLPRRADLRVKVALDKRAPLEVRSVYDLWRGADWLEREVYDMFGIVFTGHPDLRRILMWETYAEGYPLRKDFPLRGHFSRAEQTRQALAANPEAHYSLEELSIAEAYDELPADMRERLARGERGFLK; encoded by the coding sequence GTGAGCACGGTCTCCCCGTCGGTGGCCGCGCTGAGGGAAGCATTCGGCACCGGCATCGAGCGGAGTCTGGTCTCCTGCGGCGATACCGTCGTGTATGTGGCCCGGGAGCGAGCCCACGACGTTCTCACGTGGCTCAAGGGCACCCCGGCGCAGAACTTCGACTATCTGACCGACGTGACCGCGGTGGACTATCGCGATCCGGAGCGGCCCATCGAGCTGGTCTATCAGCTCCGCTCGCTGCCCCGTCGGGCCGATCTGCGGGTCAAGGTGGCGCTCGACAAACGTGCGCCGCTCGAGGTCCGCTCGGTCTACGATCTCTGGCGTGGCGCCGACTGGCTGGAGCGCGAGGTCTACGACATGTTTGGCATCGTCTTCACCGGGCATCCCGACCTGCGCCGCATTCTCATGTGGGAGACCTACGCGGAGGGATACCCGCTGCGGAAGGACTTCCCCCTCCGGGGCCATTTCAGCCGGGCCGAGCAGACCCGACAGGCGCTCGCCGCCAACCCCGAGGCCCACTACTCCCTGGAAGAGCTGTCGATCGCCGAGGCCTATGACGAGCTCCCCGCCGACATGCGGGAGCGGCTGGCCCGGGGCGAGCGAGGGTTCCTGAAATGA
- a CDS encoding NADH-quinone oxidoreductase subunit J, whose translation MTTGVFYFFATLAVVSACLCILQRNPVAAALWLVSTMFSLAAIYVLLDAQFIAAIQVLVYAGAVMVLFLFVIMLLNLGHPSSDLRGPPGVAATVVLAGLLGIELLTLWRYSPRRLAAELAQSPAFADPRTAFAAGELARQETVTRGVVGGIAAPLFQTYLVPFEITSILLLAAIVGAVVLAKRKV comes from the coding sequence ATGACCACCGGGGTGTTCTACTTCTTCGCGACGCTGGCCGTGGTGTCGGCGTGTCTCTGCATCCTGCAGCGGAACCCGGTGGCTGCGGCGCTCTGGCTGGTGTCCACCATGTTCTCGCTGGCCGCCATCTACGTCCTGCTGGACGCCCAGTTCATCGCGGCCATCCAGGTGCTGGTCTACGCCGGCGCCGTCATGGTACTCTTCCTCTTCGTCATCATGCTGCTCAACCTGGGGCACCCCAGCTCCGATCTGCGGGGTCCGCCCGGGGTGGCCGCCACGGTGGTGCTCGCCGGTCTCCTCGGTATCGAGCTCCTCACGCTCTGGCGCTATTCGCCCCGCCGGCTCGCCGCCGAGCTGGCGCAGTCGCCCGCGTTCGCCGATCCGCGCACCGCGTTCGCCGCCGGAGAGCTGGCGCGGCAGGAGACGGTCACCCGTGGAGTCGTGGGCGGCATCGCGGCGCCGCTGTTCCAGACCTACCTGGTGCCCTTCGAGATCACCTCGATCCTGCTGCTCGCGGCCATCGTGGGCGCCGTCGTGCTGGCCAAGCGGAAGGTGTGA
- the nuoD gene encoding NADH dehydrogenase (quinone) subunit D, with product MSLRTIEMALATPGLDPEGRPTRVPLRAGQGPEHYDEDFGAERMLVNIGPQHPATHGVLRLVIELEGESVKRCIPHVGYLHSGFEKLGEYRHYNQIIPLTDRTDYLSPMANNVGLALAAEKLMGIEVPERCRVLRVIACEMSRIISHLVWLGTTGIDLGAYTPFLWSFQERERIYNLQEQWTGARLTTSLTRVGGMMADIPDGWEAGLREFTRTFPATLREVDTMFTRNGIWIGRTQGVGALTAEEATNYSLSGPMLRASGVDYDVRKDRPYLDYETYDFDVPVGEHGDVYDRYRIRLEEMSQSNRILEQALDRLEKLRGAPINVADPRVILPPKSRAMSDMEAMIFHFKQVMEGVKPPAGEAYLGIENPKGELGYYFVSDGTAKPVRWRIRPPSFINLASLPKMCQGALLSDVIAINASVDIVMGEVDR from the coding sequence ATGAGCCTGCGTACCATCGAGATGGCCCTGGCCACGCCGGGTCTGGATCCGGAGGGACGGCCCACGCGCGTGCCGCTCCGCGCCGGCCAGGGCCCGGAGCACTACGACGAGGACTTCGGCGCCGAGCGCATGCTGGTCAACATCGGCCCCCAGCACCCGGCCACGCACGGGGTGCTCCGGCTGGTAATCGAGCTCGAAGGGGAGTCGGTCAAGCGCTGTATCCCCCACGTCGGCTATCTCCACTCCGGCTTCGAGAAGCTGGGCGAGTACCGCCACTACAATCAGATCATCCCCCTCACCGACCGCACCGACTACCTCTCTCCCATGGCCAACAACGTCGGTCTGGCGCTGGCCGCGGAGAAGTTGATGGGCATCGAGGTGCCGGAGCGGTGCCGGGTGCTCCGGGTGATCGCCTGCGAGATGAGCCGGATCATCTCCCACCTGGTGTGGCTCGGCACTACCGGGATCGATCTCGGCGCCTACACCCCGTTCCTCTGGTCGTTCCAGGAGCGGGAGCGGATCTACAACCTGCAGGAGCAGTGGACCGGTGCGCGGCTCACCACCAGTCTGACTCGGGTGGGCGGCATGATGGCCGACATTCCCGACGGCTGGGAGGCGGGGCTGCGCGAGTTCACCCGCACCTTCCCGGCCACCCTCCGGGAGGTGGACACCATGTTCACCCGGAACGGCATCTGGATCGGGCGAACCCAGGGCGTGGGCGCGTTGACGGCGGAGGAAGCCACCAACTACTCCCTTTCCGGTCCGATGCTGCGCGCCAGCGGGGTGGATTACGACGTCCGGAAGGACCGGCCGTATCTGGATTATGAGACCTACGACTTCGACGTGCCGGTAGGCGAGCACGGCGACGTCTACGACCGCTACCGGATCCGGCTGGAAGAAATGTCCCAGTCCAACCGCATCCTGGAGCAGGCGCTCGACCGGCTGGAGAAGCTCAGGGGTGCGCCGATCAACGTGGCCGATCCCCGCGTGATCCTTCCGCCCAAGTCCCGCGCCATGAGCGACATGGAGGCGATGATCTTCCACTTCAAGCAGGTGATGGAAGGGGTGAAGCCGCCGGCGGGCGAGGCGTACCTGGGGATCGAGAATCCCAAGGGCGAGCTGGGCTACTACTTCGTCTCCGACGGGACCGCCAAGCCGGTCCGCTGGCGCATCCGGCCGCCGTCGTTCATCAATCTCGCGAGCCTTCCCAAGATGTGCCAAGGCGCGCTGCTCTCCGACGTCATCGCCATCAACGCCAGCGTGGACATCGTGATGGGAGAGGTCGACCGATGA
- a CDS encoding NAD(P)H-dependent oxidoreductase subunit E: MSMQSAGSHGAGTETEPYQPVFVGANREKLDALLAKYPTKQACLLPALWIVQETRGWISERAIGEVAEVLDITPAYVKGVVTFYTMYHTHPVGRHFIQVCTTTPCNICGAEDVVKALLEATRCGELGATSPDGRFTVIEVECLGACGFATPILVDDDFIESVTPDNVPGIVQRYR, encoded by the coding sequence ATGAGCATGCAGTCCGCGGGGTCCCATGGCGCCGGCACCGAGACGGAGCCGTACCAGCCCGTGTTCGTCGGAGCCAACCGCGAGAAGCTCGACGCGCTCCTGGCCAAATACCCGACCAAACAAGCGTGTCTGCTGCCGGCCCTCTGGATCGTGCAGGAGACGCGGGGCTGGATCAGCGAGCGGGCGATCGGGGAGGTCGCCGAGGTGCTCGACATCACGCCGGCCTACGTCAAGGGCGTGGTCACATTCTACACCATGTACCACACCCATCCGGTCGGCCGGCACTTCATCCAGGTCTGCACCACGACGCCGTGCAACATCTGCGGGGCGGAGGACGTGGTGAAGGCGCTGCTCGAGGCCACCCGGTGCGGCGAGCTCGGGGCCACCAGTCCCGACGGGCGCTTCACGGTCATCGAGGTCGAGTGTCTCGGCGCCTGCGGCTTCGCCACCCCGATCCTGGTCGACGACGACTTCATCGAGAGCGTCACGCCGGACAACGTCCCCGGCATCGTGCAGAGGTATCGGTAA
- a CDS encoding NADH-quinone oxidoreductase subunit I, translating to MAIGVKVLKRPDRNVSYVRATLKGMALTFKHMFEPKVTMQYPEQKSTTDWSISQRWRGTHRMLTDEQGRSKCVACGLCPQVCPANCIKLVPGEDEQGDRYPLIYEIDEFRCIFCGYCQEVCPEEAIHVGVHFENAEYDRGRFVYDLERLSSQTHAVSTLWDPADPKGE from the coding sequence ATGGCCATCGGCGTCAAGGTGCTCAAGCGTCCCGACCGGAACGTGAGCTACGTGCGGGCCACTCTCAAAGGAATGGCGCTCACCTTCAAGCACATGTTCGAGCCCAAGGTGACGATGCAGTACCCGGAGCAGAAGAGCACCACCGACTGGAGCATCTCCCAGCGGTGGCGCGGCACCCACCGGATGCTCACCGACGAGCAGGGCCGCTCCAAGTGCGTCGCCTGCGGCCTCTGTCCCCAGGTCTGTCCGGCCAACTGCATCAAGCTGGTGCCGGGCGAGGACGAGCAGGGCGACCGCTACCCGCTGATCTACGAGATCGACGAGTTCCGCTGCATCTTCTGCGGCTACTGCCAGGAGGTCTGCCCGGAGGAGGCGATCCACGTCGGGGTGCATTTCGAGAACGCGGAGTACGACCGGGGACGCTTCGTCTACGACCTGGAGCGGCTCTCCTCCCAGACCCACGCCGTCTCGACGCTCTGGGATCCGGCCGATCCAAAGGGTGAGTAG
- the nuoF gene encoding NADH-quinone oxidoreductase subunit NuoF has translation MGFPHPIHPKENPVLSRHFGEAEARSFDGWEKRGGYQGLRQALGMTREAIVEQVKASGLRGRGGAGFPTGLKWSFMPKEVTRPHYLLCNADESEPGTFKDREIMRWTPHALIEGCAIAAYAIGAERCYIYIRGEFTEPLAVMGAAIEEAYAKGALGANVFGSGKRIDMVIHRGAGAYICGEETAMMNSLEGKRGNPRIKPPFPAVAGVFGMPTTINNVETLAAVPHIMVRGAEWYKGLCLSNPKSTGTKLISICGHVQRPGNYEVTMGTPVREILYDMAGGPLPGRTFKAVIPGGSSVPIMTTQEAEEALFDYEGIVAKGSMLGSAGMIVMDDTTDMVYQICRLARFYAHESCAQCTQCREGTAWTTRILERILSGKGKQEDFQLLLDLSENMTGKTICVLSDSCAAPVVSGIHKFRSEFDAYIAGAREPAMAAV, from the coding sequence ATGGGCTTCCCGCATCCGATCCATCCCAAGGAGAACCCGGTCCTCTCCCGCCATTTCGGCGAGGCCGAGGCGCGCAGCTTCGACGGCTGGGAGAAGCGCGGCGGGTACCAGGGGCTGCGGCAGGCGTTGGGCATGACGCGTGAGGCCATTGTCGAGCAGGTGAAGGCCTCCGGGCTCCGCGGCCGCGGGGGCGCCGGCTTTCCCACCGGCCTCAAGTGGTCGTTCATGCCCAAGGAGGTCACCCGGCCGCACTACCTGCTCTGCAACGCCGACGAATCCGAGCCTGGCACGTTCAAGGACCGGGAGATCATGCGGTGGACCCCGCATGCGCTCATCGAAGGGTGTGCCATCGCGGCCTACGCCATCGGCGCCGAGCGCTGCTACATCTACATCCGGGGCGAGTTCACCGAGCCGCTCGCGGTCATGGGCGCGGCCATAGAGGAGGCCTACGCCAAGGGAGCGCTCGGGGCCAACGTGTTCGGCAGCGGCAAGCGGATCGACATGGTGATCCACCGCGGGGCGGGCGCCTACATCTGCGGCGAAGAGACCGCGATGATGAACTCGCTCGAGGGGAAGCGGGGCAACCCGCGCATCAAGCCGCCGTTTCCGGCGGTGGCGGGCGTCTTCGGGATGCCAACCACGATCAACAACGTGGAGACCCTTGCGGCGGTGCCCCACATCATGGTGCGCGGCGCCGAGTGGTACAAGGGTCTCTGTCTGAGCAATCCTAAGAGCACCGGCACCAAGCTGATCTCGATCTGCGGACACGTGCAGCGCCCGGGCAACTACGAAGTCACCATGGGCACGCCGGTGAGGGAGATCCTCTATGACATGGCCGGCGGCCCCCTGCCCGGACGGACGTTCAAGGCGGTCATCCCGGGCGGCTCCTCGGTGCCCATCATGACCACCCAGGAGGCCGAGGAGGCGCTGTTCGACTATGAGGGCATCGTCGCCAAGGGGTCGATGCTTGGCTCGGCCGGGATGATCGTCATGGACGACACCACCGACATGGTCTACCAGATCTGCCGGCTGGCGCGATTCTACGCCCACGAGTCCTGCGCCCAGTGCACCCAGTGCCGGGAAGGCACCGCCTGGACCACCCGGATCCTCGAGCGGATCCTCTCGGGCAAGGGCAAGCAGGAGGACTTTCAGCTCCTGCTGGACCTGTCGGAGAACATGACGGGGAAGACCATCTGCGTGCTGAGCGACTCGTGCGCGGCGCCGGTGGTGAGCGGGATCCACAAGTTCCGCTCCGAGTTCGACGCATACATCGCCGGGGCGCGCGAGCCGGCGATGGCGGCGGTGTGA